The Bdellovibrio sp. ArHS nucleotide sequence CCAATTCCGCTAGGACTTTGACCCGCGCGCTCCAGACATCTTCATCTTCCGTGCGCAGAATTTCTTCGACCATTTGATCTGCCAACTGATGTTCGACATCTCCCTCAAAACCACCTTCGCGCAGTTCTTCATCGCTTTTCATATAGCGATAAAGGGATTGTTCTTCTGGTTTAGCGTGGCTGATAAGAAGAGGAGCGAACTGGGCAAAAGCCTCTTGTCGTTCCTCAAGACCTTTTTCAGAATCTTTCATCACCTCGATCAACTCTTTCAAAGGTTTATGGTCTTCCAGTATCATGTTGATGATGTCGAGTTCCGCATTTTTTCCAGAGGAGATTTTGGTCTGCTTTTTACTCATGAGTCCTCCCTTAGTATAGGAATTAATTAGAGCAAGGAGGATGCCAGGAAGGGCCTATTGTAAACTCATTAAGACCGCGATGTTTTCAATCTCGGGGATTTTTTTCTTCTGACCCTGGGAAATATATCCCTTACAATTCACAATCTAAAAAACCGTAGGCGATGTGCGTGAACCCTTCGTCTAGAAGTTTCTGCGCCAATTTTTGATAAGCCCGTTCGACGGCAGAGGCATCTTGCGTGACCACATACTGTGACTTCGCCAGATGTTCCAACATCGAAGATATAGGGGCCGGATTGGGTAAATCCGGTGCATCGTAATCATGCTGTTCCAGGCACCACTGAATTTTGGCGGCAGGGAAAATTTTTTGACACAGTCGAGGAACTTCCCATTCGTTGTTTTCTTGTGTGCCCAAAGTCCACGTCAAAAAACACGCACGGATCGGAACTGCATTTTGTTCCGCAAATTTTTTAACCAGTTGGAAAGAGGCGATCTGCAAATCCGCACCGTGTTCGCCGCCTCCCCGCCGCAGGATCGATCACCCATTCGGCCCAGTGTTGCAGCTTATTTCGCTCGCAATATTTCAGCAGAACTAAAGCTTCATCTGGATCAGGAAAAACTCGCATCGGCGTCGGCATCCAAGCGCCGTCAGTTATAAAAAGGCGAGACGCGATGCGGTTGATCTTAACTTGCAATTGCTGATTCTGAATGAAAGCTAAACTTCGTAAAATGGGAAAGCGCGGATCTTCCGCCACGACAAAGGGAAGGCGGGGGTCAGAGCTCCACCATTTTTGATAAAGCTCGTCCTGATAAAGCTGTGCGAGCTCATGGTGGACATTCTTTTTTAGTGTCTGATCTTTGGAGATCGTCAGCCAGATCCTATTGAGTTCTTCCGTTGCAAGCATGCCTTCATTATGTCGAGGATAATGAAGCGCTTAAAGATGTTTCATGGCAAATGAGTTGTCACAGCTTTCGCCATGGTGGCGCGCTCAACCGGCTTGCGCAGCCCCTCCTGCGCATTAAACACATCCACCCATGTTTTAAGATCATCGCGACCGCTGATAAGAATTTTTTTGACTTGATCGAGGTGAGACAATGCGGTGAATTTTTCACAGAAGTCCATGGTCGACATGTCTGGAAAAGTGAGATCCATCAGGATGAGGTCGGGAGTGTTTTTCTCTAGGTACTGAAGAGCTTGATGGGCCGAAGAGGCTGTTGCGATCTCGTAATCGGTGTTCTGCAAAAATCGCGTGTAGAGCAGCAACAGGTCCTTAGCATCTTCGATGATAAGTATTTTCTTTGCATTCATGCTAAGTCCTCCCGGGGACGATTTCTGACGTATTGGAAATGTTTGCCAGCGAACAAATAAGAAGGGAAGGTTTCCTTCCGGATTTTCATTCATGTAATTGCTTATGACATATGTGCTAAACGATCTTTTGTGCGCTTTTTAACACGAATCGAATGACGCGCGACGATGAGGTGAGGAATTGCGGCGATTATTTGTTAAATTTCTTTTTATGAAAAAGCATCTCATTATAGCGGCAATGGACAGTGAATTCAGTGAATTGGTTAAGGCGGACGGTTTTACCTGTCGCACGTTGCCGCAAACGGATGTAGTCTTATGGGAAAGATCCAGGGGCCGCAGTAAAATCACTGTGGCCAAAACGGGGGTAGGGCCCATCAGTGCCGCGATGATCTTAACCCAAATCCTGTCGGAAGCGACCTACACAGATGTTCTTCTTCTGGGCTTGGGAGGAGGACTGGATTCACGCCTGACCG carries:
- a CDS encoding response regulator; this encodes MNAKKILIIEDAKDLLLLYTRFLQNTDYEIATASSAHQALQYLEKNTPDLILMDLTFPDMSTMDFCEKFTALSHLDQVKKILISGRDDLKTWVDVFNAQEGLRKPVERATMAKAVTTHLP
- a CDS encoding hemerythrin domain-containing protein; this encodes MSKKQTKISSGKNAELDIINMILEDHKPLKELIEVMKDSEKGLEERQEAFAQFAPLLISHAKPEEQSLYRYMKSDEELREGGFEGDVEHQLADQMVEEILRTEDEDVWSARVKVLAELVEHHIEEEEDELLPDFKKHSETSDREKLGQLFLDLKTRLLERGGMDAPHERETHARH